Below is a genomic region from [Chlorobium] sp. 445.
TTTACATTCTTTTGGCAAGCCTTTGCCGCATTGAGTCAGCCCCTCAAGGTTGTTGATAAGCACCCTTGGTGGTTGTTCAGGTTTGAAATCTTTGCGGCAATTCTTTGATTTGAATTTAACTGCCCAGAGGGGGTTACGAATTTTACGGACTGAAATTTTAACTTATTATGCCACTGCCCATCAGCGGCTTATCTGCAGCAGAAGTTCAAGAGCAGCAGCGTCAAGGACGTGTCAACTTTACGCGCACACCGCATGCCAAAAGCACACGCGAAATTTTCCTCGAAAATATCCTCACGGTTTTTAATCTCATCAACTTTGCAATTATAGCTTTCCTTTTTGGTGTCTTTGTCTGGTCAGATGACATTCGTCTGTTGCTCGATAGCGTCGGCATCATTACGGTGGTGTTTGCCAACACAGCGATTGCTATCGTGCAAGAATTTCGTACACGTGCCATTTTAGAAAACACACGCCTTTTGCTCTCACGCGAAGTAACGGTCGTACGTGAAGGCAAGGAAATCATCATTGAACCTTCGGAAGTTGTCGAAGGCGATGTCGTGAAAATTCACCGGGGTGAATATGCTGTCGTTGATGGTTCAGTGATTCATTCCCTTGGGTTGGAAATGGATGAATCGCTTCTGACTGGTGAATCGCTCACGATTGAAAAGCCTGTAGGGTCTGCACTTTTCTCAGGCAGTTACTGTGTAGCTGGCACGGGCTACTATGTTGCCGAGCGTGTCGGACAAAGTTCTTATGCGTCACGTATTACTGCGCTTGCACGCGAGTATAAGTTCGTGAGCACACCGCTTCAAAAACGGGTTGATAAAATTTTCGTTTGGTCATTTGTCATTGCCCTTGGCTTAGCGCTCTTTGAAATTCTGATGCGCGCCCAAACCGGCGGACTTTCAGACCTTGATTTTATCCGCCGCATTGCTACTGTTGTTATTACACTCTTACCCGAGGCTTAGTGTTTTTTACGACAGTTGTCTTTGCTGCTGGCGTCTATCGTGTGATGAAACTTGGCGCTGTCGTGCAAAAACTTAACGCCATTGAATCGTTCTCTACCGTTGATGTGGTCTGCTTAGACAAGACAGGCACCCTGACAGAGAATCATCTTTCGCTGCATGCTCTCCATGCGTTTGAAAATGGCGTCTCTGAATCCAATATCAAGCAACTCTTAGGGGCGTTTGCGCACGCTTCATCGGATTCTAACGCTACAATTCAAGCGCTGCGGCACTTACCCAAAACGCCAAGCCAAGTGATTGCTGAATTGCCATTCAGCTCTGCGCGCAAGTTTTCTGCACTTCGCCTCAAAACCGAGTTAGGCGAGTTTTCGCTGGCTCTTGGCGGCTATGAAGTTCTCTTACCATTTTTGGATGAAGCCAATCAGCGCGTTTTGAATCGCACACTTGAAGAACATGGCTTGCGCGGTTACCGCAATTTGATTTTTGCAAGCCTCAGCGACGGCGTGCCACTGAACTCGCTCTTTTCGCCCAACGGCGAGATGTCGCTCAAACTTAAACCGCTTGCTTTGATATGCCTGAGCGGCGCCATTCGCCACGATGCACCTGAGGCGCTTGCACTCTTTCGCGAAAATCAAATTGATATCAAAATCCTTTCGGGCGACTCTGCCGATTCCGTACAAGCCACTTTGAATGACATTGGTTGGAAAACCACCAAAGGCGATGTGGTTACTGGTGCAGAACTTGATACGCTTGCGGCACATCAATTTGTAGAGCGCGTTCAAGAAAAAAGTGTCTTTGCCCGTCTTTCGCCCGAGCATAAGCAGCGCATCATTCGCACCTTAAACAAGCATCGACGAACAGCCATGATTGGCGATGGTGTCAATGATGTGCCTGCAGTGAAAGAAGCGACGCTTGGCATTGCGATGGAAGAAGGCAGCAGCATTACGAAGGAAATTGCTGACATTGTCTTGCTCAAAAATAAATTCTCGCTTTTGCCCAAAATCTTTGAGCAAGGTCGATTAATCTTGAATACGGTGCTCTCTATTTCGAAACTTTACCTTACTAAAAATCTCATCGTTCTGCTCTTGGAAATCTCAACGGTGCTGTTTGGCGCACTTTTTCCTCTTACGCCACGTCGTTCGGGTTTGCTGAGTTTGCTCGGTGTCGCCTTGCCTGTCTATTTCATTACCGCCTTTAACACGCGAACGTCTCCACCACGTGCATTTTTCACCGAACTATTTTCTTTTATTGCCATCTCTCTCGTGGCATTTGCTTCGGCAAGTTACCTCTCGCAATATCTCACTCAACTTTTCTTTGAGCCCACACGCATTGAAGAAAAAATGGCGATGACCTCCGCTCTGGTCGTGATGTGTCTGGGGAATTTTGTTTACCTTGCCATGCGTGCAAATTCAGAGAAGCTTTTGCTCTTTGTGCAGTCTAGTCTGCTGGTGCTTCTGCTCTATGTATTTCTTGCGCATACCCCGTGGAATGTCTTTCCACTCAACCTTATCAAGACATTCTATGAGATTGAAAATTTTCGCATCGAGATTTGGAGCGCAATTTCTTTGGGAAGTGCTGTAGGATTAGCACTGCTCTTTACGATGCACCGCTTGAGCGAGCGGTGGCTTTATCGAAGCCTCTCTTCCCGTTCTTGAACACCCGAGACCTTCTGATTTACCAAGATGCTGATTTTCACTTCACACCCTGACTTTTTTGTTGTTTTCAGTAAGCCCTTGCGAAGACCACTTTTTGTTTTGAAGGATTGCTCGTGTAAATGCATTTGCCTTCAGAGCGCATATCATACTTGTTCAAAAACTCCTCTTGCGTTGGAATGCAGCGAATCGTTGCCTTGGTCTCTTCCTTGATTTTGGCTTCGGTTTCGCGTGTGCCATCCCAATGCGCAATTGCAAAGCCTTTTTCTACTTGCGCTTTGAACTCATCATAGTCTTTGACTTCTTTGATATTTGCATCACGAAATGCTTTAGCGCGCTCATAGAGCTGCTGCTGCATCGCAGAAAGCATATCGTGAATACATGCATGGATTTGGTCGCCAAGCGACAATGTTTGTTTTTCACCGGTATCACGCCGCACGATAACACACTGACCTGCCGCAAGGTCTTTTGGACCAAGCTCTATGCGCAGGGGAATACCTTGCAGTTCATACTCTGCAAATTTCCAGCCCGGTGTGTTTTGCTCGCTATCATCCACGATGACACTTAAGCCATTCGCCCGCAGCACTGTAGCAAGTTCGTGGGCTTTTTGCACCACTGCAGATTTATCACCCTTGAAGATTGGCACAATGACAACTTGACGTGAAGCCAGTTTCGGTGGCAACACAAGTCCTTTGTCGTCAGAGTGTGCCATAATCAGTGCGCCAATCAGCCGTGTCGATACGCCCCAGCTTGTCGCCCAGACATACTCCAACTTTCCATCTTTGGTTTGATAGCGACAATCAAACGCCTTCGCAAAATTTTGTCCTAAGTGATGTGATGTGCCAGCCTGTAAAGCCTTGCCATCTTGCATCATCGCCTCAATGCAATAGGTTTCAACAGCTCCCGCGAATTTTTCAGATTCTGTCTTCTTGCCTACAATGACTGGCAGCGCCATAAACTCTTCTGCAAAACGGCGATAGACCTCAATCATCTGCAAGACTTCAGCTTTTGCTTCTTCTTCAGTAGCATGTGCCGTGTGCCCTTCTTGCCAGAGAAATTCTGCAGTACGTAAAAACAGCCGCGTACGCAATTCCCAACGCACGACATTTGCCCACTGATTGATGAGAATCGGTAAATCTCGATAAGACTGAATCCACTTGGCGTAGGTCGACCAGATAATCGTTTCGGAAGTTGGGCGCACGTAGAGTTTTTCTTGCAATTCTTCTCCGCCGCCGTGCGTTACAACAGCACATTCTGGCGCGAAGCCTTCAATATGCTCGGCTTCTTTTTTCATATAACTTTCTGGGATAAACAGCGGGAAGTAGGCATTGACATGTCCTGTGTCTTTGAACATTTTGTCGAGCGCCGCTTGCATCTTTTCCCAGATTGCATAGCCGTTCGGGCGGATAATCATGCAGCCACGCACATCGCTATAGTCAGCAAGTTTTGCTTCACGAACAATATCGATATACCATTGAGAATAGTCTTTACTGCGAGGCGTAATTTTTTCAGCCACAGATATGTTGCAGTTTCAGATTTGACAAAAAGTGAATTGCAACAGGTGGTTGCTCGGGGGCTTACCACCTGCCGATTCGAGATATAGCTTCTGTTGCTTGCTTTTAGTCCTTATCTTGCTTCATCATCTGCTTCATCATCTCTTGCATCTTGTCTTTGCTCATCCCCGGAATGCCAAACATGTCCGAGGACTCTTTGTAGTCGCTTGGAATCTCAAAGAGCGACGCTGGTAGCGCCTTTTTTTCGACTTTCGTCACTTCCGTAACACTTCTTGTTCCTTCAACGGTCACTACGGTTTTTAATGGCATGCCATCGGCATTTTCTTTACGCAGGGCAGCAAGCAGTTTGTTGTTTTGAAACATTGGATTGTTCTTCTGCATTCTTGAATACATTTCCCAATCCCCTATCTCTTTTGTCGTCCACATGTCCATCATGACATTACTTTTCTTCATTTTCACTTGCACATGCACGCACTTCATTCCTCGAATTTTTTCCGTGCCAATTTTCTTTACCTCAAACTCCTCTTCATTCTGCATCGATTGCATACCTGTTACATCAAGTACCCCGTATGTTTTGTTTTTTCTATCTATCGTATAGAGCTTATTAGGTTCACTTGCGCGTGCAAGTGTTACTTGTTGCATCTTCATTCCCCCAACATTGGTACTTGTCTCTATCAATGTCGATCCATTTTTGCTATACACTATCATCGTAGCACTTAGCTCGACTTGGTTATCAGGGCTCGTGGTATTCGTTTGCATCGTAATAGTACCCTCGAACTGGGGGACCTGTGCTGCTACCACACGCATCAAGCAGCATAAAACAAGAAGAAGGCTGACTTTTTTCATAAAATTGGCTTTGGTATTGCATTGGTTGAATCTATCTCAATTAAATGTGCTCAGAGTATCTTGAACATTAGCATCACCGAGACCTGCAAGTAGTTAAATGAGTTTTCCTGAGCAATTGCGTTCGTGAGTGTAATATTTTCTTTGCCTGTCAAATTTGCGAGTCGATACTTGGCTTCAATGTCAAATGAAATTGGGATAAGCGGTGGTGAAAATTCAATTCCAATACCTGCGCCCAAACCGTAGCGCGTGTAGGCGGATTTACCTTCTGGTGCAATACTATAAAGTCCAAAATCTACACCGATGTAGGGTGTGATAATAGGCAGTGGCAGTGGTGAGAATTCTAAACCTGCACCTGCGTTGAGCACATTTACTCTGCTGCCAGAGGGAGCAAAGGGATTGATGTTTAGCGGGATTGTCGTCCCACCTACTGAAATGCTCTCTGAAGTGTTCGTGTTTGTCGAAAGTAGGTTATAGTTTACAAACCCTACAATACGCAGCGGAATAAGTGGCGGCATAATTTTGAGTTTAGCAGCAATATTTGCACCGCTGAGAGGGGCATCTTTGACAAAATCGCTGAAATTTAAGCCGCCTTGCCTTTGCACCAGCGCCAAGTTTTGCCCTCCGCTTGCAAATCCGCCCCCGATGCCTCCTTCAATCGTCAATAGCTGCGGAAGACCGGGAATTTGTGCGTTAGCTGAAAATGCAATGGCAACAATCAGTAGAAATAGTGTGGCGATTTTCTTCATAGCAGTGAAGTTTGGTTAGAGATGTTTGCGTATTGAGGTTTTACTTTACTAACGCTTTGCTTTACTGCTGAGTATGATGTTCTTTTCAGGTTGCAATATACACATTTGATTTCAACTTATTCGACTGCCCTTGCGTGCCCATAGGCTCTAATATAAAGATTTGGCTCATACCAAACTACACGGTTAGCATGCGCTTTGGCTCATGTGCATGCATTTTTGTGCTTAGACTTCCGAATCAAGGAAGCGTTTGGTAAGTGGCGCATAGGCATCAATGCGTCTATCGCGCATAAAGGGCCAATGCTGACGGTAAAAGTCAATTTGAGACAAATCGCACTCTGCCACGATGACTTCTTCCTTATCGCTTGAGGCTTTTGCTAACTGAATGCCGAAGGGATTTGCCACAAAACTTTGTCCCCAAAACTCCAGCCCTTCTTTTGGATTTTCAGGAGAATATTCTGTGCCGACGCGATTTGTTACAGCCACATAAATTCCGTTTGCAATAGCATGGCTGCGCTGAATCATTTCCCACGCTTGATGTTGCGCAGCACGCACCGCTGGATCTTTCTCTGATGTTGCCCACCCAATGGCTGTAGGATAGAAGAGAATTTGCGCGCCCTGCATTGCTGTCAGACGCGCTGCTTCAGGATACCATTGATCCCAGCAAATCAATACGCCAATGGTTGCAAATTTGGTTTTGAAGACCTTAAAGCCTAAGTCGCCGGGCGTAAAGTAAAATTTTTCGTAGAACCCGGGGTCATCAGGAATGTGCATTTTGCGGTATTTGCCAAGATAGGTGCCATCTGCATCAAGGACAGCAGCTGTGTTGTGATAAATACCCTGCGCACGCTCCTCGAACAAGGCGGCGACGATGACGACATTGAGTTCTTTTGCAAGCTCTGAGAGCGTTTGAGTTGTTTTGCCCGGAATCGGTTCCGCAAATTTGAACGGCGCATAGTCTTCAGTTTGGCAAAAGTAAAGCGTGGTGAACATCTCTTGCGTGCAGATTATCTTTGCTTCTTTCGATGCCGCTTCTCTCACACCGTCAATCGTGCGGACAAGATTTTCTTCAGGATTTGGCAGTCCTTTACGCTGTACCAAACCGACTTTGACGATGTGTTTCACGCTTTGAGAGTTTAGGGTTGAGCTTTTTACAAGCCTCGCGCACCGAGCTTGCGTCGCAAGTTCTCAACATATTTTCGCAAGTCTCTTTGTTGTGGATGAATTTGCAAGACCGCTTCATAGGCTTTGAGTGCCGCCAGTTCATTGCCTATTGCCATGTAGATCAGTCCTAAGCCAGAGAGTGCTCCAAAATGCCGAGGTTCTAAGGCAAGTGTACGTTCAATATCTTTCATAGACGCGGCAAAATCACCTTTGAGGTAGTAAGCCGTCGCGCGCTTGTTCCATCCTTCGGGAAAGTCGGGGTCCAGTTCCGTTATCGCACTGAAGGCTTGAATGGCGCGTGTGTAATTATTCTCGCTCATCTCCTCTATACCTTTTGCCATAAGCACATTGATGTCTTCACGCTCACTGGTTGTCCATAGCTCCCAAATTAAGTTCTCAATGAAAGCCGCCGCATCTTCACTCTCTGCAGTTTTCAACTGCGCAAAGAGCGAATCTAACATAGCTTTTTTCTCTTCCAATGTAATTTTGAGCCGCTGCTGTTCTTTTTGTCTCTCAGCCGTCAGATTGACAACGCCATCGGTCATCCAGCATCCTTTGTAGTCGCTATCTTCTTGCTTGGAGAGTGAAAAAGATAGGTGTGAGCTTTGCCTTGTTTATCAATCAGCACGACTTTTTGCTCGGCTCGATTACCATTTTTTTTCATTGCACCCAGCTCTTCGGTGTCGTAGTTCAGCATCGGTGCGTAGAGTGGATTGTGCAGCATCTTCGTAAAGTTTGGCAGCGGTCCTGTGTACAGTCGATTTTCAGGTGATGCAAATCGGTAGACAATTGCAATACCGCGATTTTTCTCGTCGTTGTACTTCAATGCTTTGAGTTGAATTTTGACTACATCTTCAGGCGATAGTTCAGGACTCGGTTTTGGATCATTTTCTTGATAGTCCATCTCTTCCATCATTTTCAGACTTCTTGCTTGCGCTTGAGTTTCAGTTTGAGAATTTGTCACTTTTGATGTTTGGCATGCTTGATTACATCCCATCACGATTATGGCAATAACCATCAATAATCGACATCGTCTTGCAGCCGTCATTGTTCATCAGCAGTATGGTTTGAGCGACTCTGTTGAGAGCACCCTGTTGATGGGCTTTGGCAGCAGGCTCATTTTTTTGCTGCCATTTTGATAGAACTAAATTGATGCTTGACCTTTTCGCCTGGACGAATATAGTTCAGGCTGTAACGCACTGCCATAGCGGCATCACTTAGCCCTGTTTGAATGAGTTTAAGTTTTCCGGGATAACTTGCAATGTCTCCTGCCGCATAGATGCCTGCTATGGATGTTTGCATCGTGCTGCTTTCTACGACAATGGCATTGCCTTCCAATTTCAAGCCCCAGTTTTTTAATCGGACCTAAATCGGACTTAAACCCAATCAGCGGTAGCAGACAATCTGCTTCCAAGTAAAGTGTATCAGGTTTAGATTCGACTATGACACGACGGAGCTTGTCGCCCTGTGTTTCAATTGCTTTGACTTCAGCGTGCAAGTAGACTTTCACTTTGCCTGCTTCTTGGGCTTCCATCACATCGGCAATCGTCTTACCGTGCCCTTGAAAGGTCGACATGCGGTGCACCAGCGTTACGCTTCTTGCCACGTCTATTAGCCCGACCGTCCAGTCTAATGCCGAATCGCCACCGCCGACAATAACAACGTGCTTATCTTTGAATGTTTCAACTTTCTTTACGGCATAAAAAATGCACTTTTCTTCCAGATGCGAGACATCGCCAAGTTGATCTAATTTTCTTGGGGAAAACGCTCCTAAGCCTGCCGCCACGAGCACGGCACGGCTATAGTAATGCTTACCGACATTTGTCCTTAACTCAAACGAGCCATCATGGCGCTTGTGGACATCTATTACCTGCTCACCGAGCACTACTTCAGGAGAAAACTGTGACGCTTGTTCCCAGAGTTGACCGACCAAATCGCCTGCCATAATTTGTGGGAAGCCAGCTACATCGTAGATATACTTTTCGGGATAGAGTGCCGTGAGCTGTCCGCCAAGTTCAGGCATACTGTCGATGATGCGGCAGGTCATATCATTCATGCCGCATTGAAACGCTGCAAAAATTCCTGTCGGTCCGCCACCGATAATGCTGAGGTCAGTCAGTGCTGCTGCGTCAGAGGCATTGTTC
It encodes:
- a CDS encoding proline--tRNA ligase, producing the protein MAEKITPRSKDYSQWYIDIVREAKLADYSDVRGCMIIRPNGYAIWEKMQAALDKMFKDTGHVNAYFPLFIPESYMKKEAEHIEGFAPECAVVTHGGGEELQEKLYVRPTSETIIWSTYAKWIQSYRDLPILINQWANVVRWELRTRLFLRTAEFLWQEGHTAHATEEEAKAEVLQMIEVYRRFAEEFMALPVIVGKKTESEKFAGAVETYCIEAMMQDGKALQAGTSHHLGQNFAKAFDCRYQTKDGKLEYVWATSWGVSTRLIGALIMAHSDDKGLVLPPKLASRQVVIVPIFKGDKSAVVQKAHELATVLRANGLSVIVDDSEQNTPGWKFAEYELQGIPLRIELGPKDLAAGQCVIVRRDTGEKQTLSLGDQIHACIHDMLSAMQQQLYERAKAFRDANIKEVKDYDEFKAQVEKGFAIAHWDGTRETEAKIKEETKATIRCIPTQEEFLNKYDMRSEGKCIYTSNPSKQKVVFARAY
- a CDS encoding acyltransferase — protein: MKHIVKVGLVQRKGLPNPEENLVRTIDGVREAASKEAKIICTQEMFTTLYFCQTEDYAPFKFAEPIPGKTTQTLSELAKELNVVIVAALFEERAQGIYHNTAAVLDADGTYLGKYRKMHIPDDPGFYEKFYFTPGDLGFKVFKTKFATIGVLICWDQWYPEAARLTAMQGAQILFYPTAIGWATSEKDPAVRAAQHQAWEMIQRSHAIANGIYVAVTNRVGTEYSPENPKEGLEFWGQSFVANPFGIQLAKASSDKEEVIVAECDLSQIDFYRQHWPFMRDRRIDAYAPLTKRFLDSEV